In Chloroflexaceae bacterium, one genomic interval encodes:
- a CDS encoding NAD(P)-dependent oxidoreductase gives MTERVGFIGLGIMGSGMAANLLKAGFDLTVWNRTPERADALVAAGARRAASPADLGAQCSIIFSCVSDTPDVIEVILGEQGVIEGAAPGALVVDMSTISPRGAQTIAAALAERGVHFLDAPVSGGSEGAARGTLSIMVGGPADQVARAMPCFQAMGTTITHVGGHGDGQTVKLVNQILVVGTMLAISEALVFAQASGVDLEKTLQAVSGGAAGSWMLSNRAPQCLRRDWRPGFTIDLQQKDLRLVLQAADEVGAPMLATAQVFQLYRTLQAAGLGHEGNHALVKALERLAGVEVGARQE, from the coding sequence ATGACCGAACGGGTCGGATTCATTGGTCTGGGCATCATGGGCAGCGGCATGGCCGCCAATCTGCTCAAGGCCGGCTTTGATCTCACCGTCTGGAACCGCACCCCCGAGCGCGCCGACGCGCTGGTGGCCGCCGGGGCCAGGCGCGCCGCCAGTCCGGCGGATCTGGGCGCGCAGTGTTCGATCATTTTTTCCTGCGTCAGCGACACGCCCGACGTCATCGAGGTCATTCTGGGCGAGCAGGGGGTGATTGAGGGCGCGGCGCCCGGCGCCCTGGTGGTGGATATGAGCACGATCAGCCCGCGAGGCGCCCAGACCATCGCCGCCGCCCTGGCCGAACGGGGGGTGCATTTCCTCGACGCGCCGGTGAGCGGCGGCAGCGAAGGCGCGGCCCGCGGCACGCTGAGCATCATGGTCGGCGGCCCCGCCGACCAGGTGGCCCGCGCCATGCCCTGTTTTCAGGCCATGGGGACCACTATCACCCACGTCGGCGGTCACGGCGACGGGCAGACGGTCAAGCTGGTCAACCAGATTCTGGTGGTCGGCACGATGCTGGCGATCAGCGAGGCGCTGGTCTTTGCCCAGGCCAGCGGGGTGGACCTGGAGAAGACCCTGCAGGCGGTAAGCGGGGGCGCCGCCGGGAGCTGGATGCTCTCCAACCGCGCCCCGCAGTGCCTGCGCCGCGACTGGCGTCCCGGCTTCACCATTGACCTGCAGCAGAAGGATCTGCGCCTGGTGTTGCAGGCCGCCGATGAAGTGGGCGCGCCGATGCTGGCGACGGCCCAGGTCTTCCAGTTATACCGCACGTTGCAGGCCGCCGGCCTGGGGCATGAAGGCAACCATGCCCTGGTCAAGGCCCTGGAGCGCCTGGCGGGCGTCGAGGTGGGCGCGAGGCAGGAGTAG